Proteins encoded in a region of the Salvia splendens isolate huo1 unplaced genomic scaffold, SspV2 ctg416, whole genome shotgun sequence genome:
- the LOC121790127 gene encoding zeatin O-glucosyltransferase-like yields MASNFFQDDVAVLMVPFPLQGHLNQLLHLSRLISSRGVSVHYVGTATHNRQARRRAQGWDPVSASNIFFHEFQSLHFTAPPPDPSAAIKFPGHLQPLFDTLHSLRRPVADLLASLSASRRRVVVVYDSLMGSVVQDFVKFPNAESYIFHSVSAYTIFFFLWETGGRPFAVDPEILSGLPALEGCFTPEFLKFVVKQHQYLKLNSGRIYNTCKEVEGPFLDLLEKPHISGAKKQWALGPFNPIVSPKRKKPHKCLKWLDRQPRNSVIFVSFGTTTTLSNDQIHHLATGLERSGQKFLWVLRDADTGDVFKAAAWRGAQLPQGFEERIIGTGLVVRDWAPQLDILGHSATGGFMSHCGWNSCMESMSMGKPIAAWPMHSDQPRNTVLIARVLGIGLVVRDWARRAEVVKADVVEDAVRRLMASEEGEAMRKRAAELGRAVRDAAKEGGSSCFELDCFVSHISR; encoded by the coding sequence ATGGCGTCGAATTTCTTCCAAGACGACGTGGCGGTGCTGATGGTTCCATTCCCACTTCAGGGCCACCTGAACCAGCTCCTCCACCTCTCCCGCCTCATCTCCTCCCGCGGCGTGTCGGTCCACTACGTCGGCACCGCCACCCACAACCGCCAGGCCCGCCGCCGCGCCCAGGGCTGGGACCCCGTCTCCGCCTCCAACATCTTCTTCCACGAATTCCAATCCCTCCACTTCACCGCCCCTCCGCCCGACCCCTCCGCCGCCATCAAATTCCCCGGCCACCTCCAGCCCCTCTTCGACACCCTCCACTCCCTCCGCCGCCCCGTCGCCGACCTCCTCGCCTCCCTCTCCGCCTCCCGCCGCCGCGTCGTCGTGGTGTACGACTCCCTCATGGGCTCCGTGGTCCAGGACTTCGTCAAATTCCCCAACGCCGAGTCCTACATTTTCCACAGCGTCTCCGCCtacaccatcttcttcttcctctgggAGACAGGCGGCCGCCCCTTCGCCGTCGACCCAGAGATCCTCTCGGGGCTCCCGGCCCTCGAGGGCTGCTTCACCCCCGAATTCCTCAAATTCGTGGTGAAGCAGCATCAGTACCTCAAGCTCAACTCGGGCCGCATCTACAACACCTGCAAGGAGGTCGAGGGCCCGTTCCTCGACCTCCTGGAAAAGCCCCACATCAGTGGGGCAAAAAAGCAGTGGGCCCTCGGCCCATTCAACCCAATCGTCTCACCCAAGAGAAAAAAGCCCCACAAATGCCTCAAGTGGCTCGACAGGCAGCCCCGGAACTCGGTCATCTTCGTCTCGTTTGGCACCACCACCACGCTCTCGAACGATCAAATCCACCACCTGGCAACGGGACTCGAGAGATCCGGCCAAAAATTCCTGTGGGTTTTACGTGATGCTGATACTGGAGATGTGTTCAAGGCGGCAGCTTGGCGCGGGGCCCAGCTGCCCCAGGGGTTTGAAGAAAGAATTATAGGAACAGGTTTGGTAGTGAGAGACTGGGCGCCGCAGCTGGATATCCTGGGGCACTCGGCCACAGGGGGATTCATGAGCCACTGCGGGTGGAATTCTTGCATGGAGAGTATGTCGATGGGGAAGCCGATCGCGGCGTGGCCGATGCATTCGGATCAGCCGAGGAACACGGTGTTGATCGCCAGAGTCCTCGGGATCGGCCTCGTCGTGAGGGACTGGGCCCGTCGGGCGGAGGTCGTGAAGGCGGACGTGGTGGAGGATGCGGTGCGGAGGCTCATGGCATCGGAGGAAGGGGAGGCGATGAGGAAGAGAGCGGCGGAGCTGGGTAGGGCCGTCAGGGACGCGGCGAAGGAAGGTGGCTCGTCGTGCTTCGAGTTGGACTGTTTCGTGTCACATATTAGTAGATAG